One window from the genome of Deinococcus apachensis DSM 19763 encodes:
- a CDS encoding SDR family oxidoreductase, which yields MTTSARPVTLITGAAGGIGVALARALAGTHDLILQGRDEGRLSALCDEVGGARPLVLDLTRSGTFGEAASGLGRVTNVVHNAGVVELGAVAEQPPEVWTHTLAVNVVAPAALTRVLLSQVRAERGTVVFVNSGAGLRANPGWASYAASKFALRALADALREEEAPHGVRVSTVYPGRTATPMQQKVRAQEGGAYDPSAFIDPATVAATIQFVLDAPRDATVPDVSVRPGPQGG from the coding sequence ATGACGACTTCGGCAAGGCCCGTGACGCTCATCACCGGGGCGGCGGGCGGTATCGGCGTGGCGCTCGCGCGGGCACTGGCGGGCACGCATGACCTCATCCTCCAGGGGCGGGACGAGGGGCGGCTCTCCGCCCTGTGTGACGAGGTGGGCGGCGCGAGACCCCTCGTGCTGGACCTCACCCGGTCGGGGACGTTTGGAGAAGCGGCCTCCGGACTGGGCCGCGTGACGAACGTGGTCCACAACGCGGGCGTCGTCGAACTCGGCGCGGTGGCCGAGCAGCCGCCCGAGGTCTGGACGCACACCCTCGCGGTGAACGTGGTGGCCCCCGCCGCCCTGACCCGGGTGTTGCTGTCACAGGTTCGGGCGGAGCGCGGAACGGTCGTCTTCGTCAACAGCGGCGCGGGCCTGCGGGCCAACCCCGGATGGGCGAGCTACGCGGCGAGCAAGTTCGCTCTGCGGGCACTGGCCGACGCGCTGCGCGAGGAGGAGGCGCCGCACGGGGTTCGCGTCTCCACGGTCTACCCGGGCCGAACGGCCACGCCGATGCAGCAGAAGGTTCGCGCGCAGGAGGGTGGGGCCTACGACCCTTCGGCCTTCATCGACCCGGCGACGGTCGCGGCCACCATCCAGTTTGTGCTGGACGCTCCGCGCGACGCCACCGTCCCGGACGTGAGCGTGCGTCCTGGCCCGCAGGGAGGGTGA
- a CDS encoding class I SAM-dependent rRNA methyltransferase, with the protein MTRASRLASVTLKAGAVRRVAGRYPFGHTGDIAEAAPGITPGDVVEVRAPDGAVIGRGYFNTGGATPLRMLTWGREDINLDFYRSRVRAALARREGRITGTDGVRVLYAEADGLPGVIADRFGDVLGVQLRNAGAERHRDLILRALREETGAPSAFERSDTGERRREGLELRTGVLWGEVPERVTFHEDDLTLHFNPFDAQKTGFFLDQRDNRRLMRSLAAPGEGFLDVYSYTGGFSLHAARAGAKPVALDKDEKALGVLEREARENGVSVGVRWGDALETLTALEREKRSFGAAVLDPPTLAKRKEDVPRAKRIFTDGAARALRMLRPGGHLLVSTCAHYIRVDDLLDAARVAAGEAECDAEVVAVTYQPADHPHLLSVPESLYLKSLLLRKEG; encoded by the coding sequence ATGACGAGGGCGAGCAGGCTGGCGAGCGTGACGCTGAAGGCGGGGGCGGTGCGGCGCGTCGCCGGGCGCTACCCCTTCGGCCACACGGGGGACATCGCGGAGGCGGCGCCGGGCATCACGCCGGGCGACGTGGTGGAGGTCCGGGCGCCGGACGGGGCGGTCATCGGGCGCGGTTACTTCAACACCGGGGGCGCGACCCCGCTGAGGATGCTGACCTGGGGGCGTGAGGATATCAACCTGGACTTCTACCGCTCACGGGTGCGTGCGGCCCTGGCGCGGCGGGAGGGCCGGATCACCGGGACGGACGGGGTGCGTGTCCTGTACGCCGAGGCGGATGGACTGCCCGGCGTAATTGCCGACCGCTTCGGGGACGTGCTGGGCGTGCAACTCCGCAACGCGGGTGCCGAGCGCCACCGCGACCTCATCCTGCGGGCGTTGCGCGAGGAGACGGGCGCCCCCTCCGCCTTCGAGCGCAGCGACACGGGCGAGCGCCGCCGCGAGGGGCTGGAGTTGCGGACCGGCGTGCTGTGGGGCGAGGTGCCCGAGCGCGTGACCTTTCACGAGGACGACCTGACCCTGCACTTCAACCCCTTCGACGCGCAGAAGACGGGCTTTTTCCTCGACCAGCGCGACAACCGCCGCCTGATGCGCTCGCTCGCGGCGCCGGGTGAGGGCTTTCTGGACGTGTACTCGTACACCGGGGGTTTCAGCCTGCACGCGGCCCGGGCGGGGGCCAAACCCGTCGCGCTCGACAAGGATGAGAAAGCCCTCGGCGTGCTGGAACGCGAGGCGCGCGAGAACGGCGTGAGTGTCGGCGTGCGCTGGGGCGACGCGCTGGAGACGCTGACGGCGCTCGAACGCGAGAAGCGGTCCTTCGGCGCGGCGGTCCTCGACCCGCCCACCCTCGCCAAGCGCAAGGAGGACGTGCCGCGTGCCAAGCGCATCTTCACCGACGGGGCGGCCCGCGCCCTGCGGATGCTGCGCCCGGGCGGCCACCTGCTCGTCAGCACCTGCGCCCACTACATCCGGGTGGACGACCTGCTCGACGCGGCCCGCGTGGCGGCGGGCGAGGCCGAGTGCGACGCGGAGGTCGTGGCGGTGACCTACCAGCCCGCCGACCACCCCCACCTGCTGAGCGTGCCCGAGAGCCTCTACCTCAAGAGCCTCCTGCTGCGAAAGGAGGGGTGA